The following are from one region of the Silene latifolia isolate original U9 population chromosome 9, ASM4854445v1, whole genome shotgun sequence genome:
- the LOC141600481 gene encoding uncharacterized protein LOC141600481: protein MEEVDAPSLNPSMDICAQLMQRYSSSTAAQHRHLIATAAALKSLILQQQEILTPLSYFGAAMSALSDTSFQNDAASSSALATLLSIALPLVPQGSISPQNASHAANVLVRVLGDAAAVASASAAKCVVKCLGVLLGFCDFSTWNSLQLPFETLLNWCIDKRPKVRKCALVYLENAFKSSQSESVTERASELILSSLENCMSSAEKLGILKKLHGPGSDTHHEAECSDIIHVLGVVRVSLPYLSNQVSVNIINKLLKLLDARLSAFTRLILSAIEVFLDKADIEVITLVDEAIIDALASYLSTKTNSADSLLLAAKLVKVALDKMHSGDTSKWQKCFSPGVKAIAGLLTCEDDIASEASNILKKLIDHQLVDFESQQAIDAVKDPKSNTIASICSVFMSLLESFPDIPNEHTLAVISVLFLKLGRNSSLYMRNIVLKMAEILIAADVNECDTSHVQKCFGCAVVALGAEDILGLVPFSFNSENLTCSNMWLLPILNKYTFGASLRYFMDHIVPIAKSLKKAARKVKKSVTGQDLQAHAQGLWGLLPAFCRHPTDISESFQSLSKLMLVQLKKDTTRHEDIAEALQELVRRSECRSKSDVSIAESPERSSDALLEDDLLEKRALIPFSKKDAKRDVKTLSSQSNELLQALMTIFLDAPPENRSSLKKAIGCLASITKSSSAKKIFILSLERFPLVKAVIESGDLPDGSQNEMPCSVGAESQWPLSLDLASSFVKGADEDFLGLIFRLAKHSLQVGDEIGAREAYYTLSCILMDHPKFCSSNLDELVDLISKLKSPADIASFSNRLSCLRLLLVSVLKSSSDVENTKPFLILNCIILALKDSKEEARKIAYDELLKISSCLEELSSADSCGLYYKLISMILGYLSGPSPHITSAAVSALSVLVFKEPELCVKVPDLVPSVTSLLQAKAVEVTKAVLGFIKVLVSCVEGEHLHNFASIIMDGLLPWSSVSRHHFRSKVTVIIEIMIRKCGFPAVKLVTPERYQPFIRKVSLNRQGKTTTKEADSVDMKQESSDISTIRPKKRIRNETQNDEGGSRFNREKRQKQSQGSHPRGTVERSDFRSSRKPNNHVNQKNAGIGGKSEKSKTHRDKTFGRPRQTGPRNKQRRSQ, encoded by the exons ATGGAGGAGGTAGATGCTCCGAGCTTGAATCCAAGCATGGACATATGCGCTCAATTAATGCAGAGATACTCTTCCTCAACCGCCGCACAACACCGTCACCTCATTGCCACCGCCGCCGCATTAAAGTCACTCATCTTACAACAACAAGAAATCCTCACTCCTCTTTCCTATTTCGGCGCCGCAATGTCCGCTCTATCCGATACCTCCTTTCAAAACGACGCCGCATCATCCTCCGCACTTGCCACGCTTCTCTCCATCGCACTCCCTCTTGTTCCACAAGGTTCCATTTCTCCACAAAATGCCTCACACGCTGCTAATGTACTCGTTAGGGTTTTAGGAGACGCTGCCGCTGTCGCTTCCGCCTCTGCTGCTAAGTGTGTCGTTAAATGTTTGGGGGTTTTATTAGGGTTTTGCGACTTCTCCACCTGGAATTCTCTTCAATTGCCCTTTGAGACGCTGCTTAATTGGTGCATTGATAAGCGTCCTAAG GTTAGAAAATGTGCGTTAGTTTACTTGGAGAATGCCTTCAAGTCTTCTCAGTCTGAAAGTGTGACGGAGAGAGCTAGTGAATTGATTCTGTCGTCACTAGAAAATTGCATGTCTAGTGCAGAGAAACTGGGCATCTTAAAAAAGTTACATGGACCTGGAAGTGATACACATCATGAGGCTGAGTGCTCGGACATTATCCATGTACTGGGTGTTGTTAGGGTTTCTTTGCCGTATCTCTCCAATCAAGTTAGTGTAAATATAATAAACAAACTACTCAAGCTTCTGGATGCTCGGCTTTCTGCATTTACCAGGCTTATTCTTAGCGCTATTGAAGTTTTCTTAGATAAAGCAGATATTGAAGTTATAACCCTAGTAGATGAGGCCATTATTGATGCACTTGCATCGTATCTATCGACGAAAACAAACTCTGCAGATAGCCTTCTTTTGGCTGCTAAGTTAGTCAAGGTTGCTCTTGATAAAATGCATTCTGGAGACACCAGCAAATGGCAAAAGTGTTTTTCTCCCGGCGTTAAAGCTATTGCAG GTCTTTTGACATGTGAGGATGATATTGCTTCAGAGGCTTCAAATATTTTGAAGAAGTTGATTGATCACCAGCTTGTAGATTTTGAATCACAGCAGGCTATTGACGCTGTGAAAGACCCAAAGTCAaataccattgcatcaatatgctCAGTCTTTATGAGCTTGCTGGAATCATTTCCCGACATTCCAAATGAGCATACACTAGCTGTTATATCTGTTCTGTTTCTTAAACTTG GCCGCAACTCATCTTTATATATGAGGAATATTGTCTTGAAGATGGCAGAAATCTTAATTGCTGCCGATGTCAATGAGTGTGACACAAGCCAC GTTCAAAAATGTTTTGGCTGTGCTGTTGTTGCGTTGGGAGCAGAAGATATTCTTGGTCTTGTGCCTTTTTCTTTCAACTCGGAGAACTTGACCTGCTCTAATATGTGGCTTCTGCCTATTCTAAACAAGTATACTTTTGGAGCATCTCTCAGATATTTCATGGATCACATAGTACCCATTGCAAAGTCTCTTAAAAAGGCTGCTCGGAAAG TTAAAAAGTCAGTAACTGGACAAGATCTGCAGGCTCATGCCCAAGGCTTATGGGGTCTGTTACCTGCATTCTGTCGCCATCCAACTGACATTAGCGAGAGTTTTCAGTCACTTTCTAAGTTGATGCTTGTTCAGCTGAAGAAAGATACCACAAGACATGAAGATATTGCTGAGGCTTTGCAG GAACTTGTGAGAAGAAGCGAGTGTCGGTCTAAGAGTGATGTTTCTATTGCTGAGTCTCCAGAACGTTCATCTGATGCTTTGTTAGAAGATGATCTATTGGAGAAGAGAGCCTTAATTCCTTTTTCTAAGAAGGATGCAAAAAGAGATGTCAAGACTCTGTCTTCGCAGTCAAATGAACTGCTTCAGGCCCTCATGACTATTTTCCTTGATGCACCTCCTGAAAATCGCTCATCTTTGAAG AAAGCCATAGGTTGTTTGGCATCAATAACTAAGTCATCGAGTGCCAAAAAGATTTTTATATTGTCCCTTGAGAGATTCCCGTTGGTGAAGGCTGTTATTGAATCTGGGGATTTGCCAGATGGTTCACAGAATGAAATGCCATGTTCTGTTGGTGCTGAGTCTCAATG GCCCTTGTCACTTGATCTAGCTTCATCCTTTGTGAAAGGAGCTGATGAGGATTTTCTCGGTTTGATTTTTAGATTGGCAAAACATTCACTACAG GTGGGAGATGAAATAGGTGCTAGGGAAGCTTATTATACTTTGAGCTGCATTTTAATG GATCATCCAAAGTTTTGTTCCTCAAATTTGGATGAGTTGGTTGATCTTATTAGTAAATTAAAGTCCCCTGCTGATATTGCCTCTTTCAGTaatcgtctgagttgtcttcgcCTACTGTTAGTCAGTGTGTTAAAG AGCAGTTCAGATGTGGAGAATACGAAGCCTTTTCTTATTCTGAATTGTATTATACTTGCACTTAAAGAT TCCAAGGAAGAAGCCAGGAAAATAGCTTATGATGAGCTACTCAAAATAAGTTCATGCTTGGAAGAGTTGTCCTCTGCTGATTCTTGTGGATTGTACTACAAATTGATAAGTATG ATTCTGGGTTACCTCTCTGGGCCATCACCTCATATCACCAGTGCAGCTGTCTCTGCATTGTCAGTGCTAGTATTTAAAGAGCCAGAGCTGTGCGTGAAAGTTCCAGATTTAGTTCCATCTGTCACTTCATTGCTCCAGGCTAAAGCTGTAGAAGTCACCAAG GCTGTTTTAGGCTTTATCAAAGTATTGGTTTCATGTGTGGAAGGAGAACATCTGCACAATTTTGCTTCCATCATTATGGACGGGCTTCTTCCATGGTCATCTGTCTCGAGGCATCATTTTAGGTCAAAG GTTACGGTGATAATAGAAATTATGATTAGAAAATGTGGTTTCCCAGCTGTGAAGTTGGTGACTCCCGAAAGATATCAGCCATTTATAAGAAAAGTATCTCTG AATCGTCAAGGTAAAACTACTACCAAGGAAGCTGACTCTGTGGACATGAAGCAAGAAAGTTCAGATATTTCGACTATTAG GCCCAAGAAAAGGATACGGAATGAGACACAAAATGATGAAGGTGGTTCAAGATTTAACAGGGAGAAGAGGCAAAAGCAAAGTCAAGGCTCTCACCCTCGCGGTACGGTTGAAAGAAGTGATTTCAGATCAAGCAGAAAGCCCAACAACCACGTCAATCAAAAAAATGCTGGAATCGGTGGTAAATCAGAAAAATCCAAGACGCATAGAGACAAAACGTTTGGCAGGCCTCGACAGACCGGGCCTAGAAATAAGCAGAGGCGTAGCCAGTGA